Within the Maridesulfovibrio zosterae DSM 11974 genome, the region TCAAGGCTGAAAGGTTGATCATATGGCAGTTAATACTGAATTCATAACAAGTTCGCGTGTCTTGATCCCGCTGGCAATCACCTTTGTTGCTCCGTTCCTGATCTGGTTTTTGAGGAACAATATCAACAGACGTGAGGGAGTTTCTATCTGGGCTGGAATACTGACCTTTCTGTCTGTACTCTCAATGGTGCCAGATGTGCTTGACGGGAAAATCCTTAAGTATACTTTGTTCACAATACTTCCGGGCATAAATGTATCATTTATTGCTGACGGACTTACTTTTGTTTTTGCACTTATAGCATCATTACTGTGGGTTTTCGCAACCAGTTATAATATCGGTTATATGCGCAGTATGAATGAGCACGCGCAGACCAGATACTATTTCTGTTTTGCAGTTGCTATTTTCGGCGCAGTTGGTGTTGCTTTTTCTGGTAACATTTTCACCCTTTATCTTTTCTATGAAGTGATTTCTGTATTCACCTATCCTCTAGTTGCGCATCATCAGGATGATGAGGCTTTTTCCGGAGCAAGGAAATACATGGTCTACCTCATGGGAACGTCAAAACTTTTTCTGCTTCCGGCAATGGTACTTACCTATGTGCTGGCGGGAACTCTGGATTTTCATCTGGGTGATGTCGTACAGGGGATTTTCCCTCCGACAGCAGATCCGACTCTGGTTACAATTACTTATGTCTTATATATTGCAGGTCTGGCTAAAGCTGCTCTTATGCCGTTTCATAACTGGCTTCCTTCCGCGATGGTTGCACCTACGCCGGTTTCAGCTTTGCTGCATGCCGTAGCAGTTGTTAAAGCGGGAGTTTTCTCGGTGTCCCGTATAATCCTGTCCGGTTTCGGTGTGGACCTCATGGATAAACTGGGGCTTGGCCTGCCGACTGCTTATCTTGCGGCTTTCACCATTGTGGCGGCTTCGCTTATCGCCCTCACCAAAGATGATATTAAGGCCAGACTGGCTTATTCAACTGTCAGTCAGCTTTCATATATTATAATAGGTGTGGCAATGCTAACACCGGAAGCAGTGCAGGGCGGGCTTATGCATATTGCTCACCATGCGTTTTCAAAGATCACTTTGTTCTTCGGGGCAGGGTCTATCTATGTTGCAACCCACCTTAAGAAAATCAGCCTTATGGACGGGCTTGGACGAAGGATGCCGTGGACCTTCGGAGCCTTTGCAATCGCGTCACTGTCTATGATCGGGGTACCACCTGTATGTGGTTTTGCCACTAAGTGGTATCTGGTCAAAGGGGCTGTCACAATAGGTCAATGGGGGCTTTTAATAGCTTTGCTGGCAAGTACTTTGCTTAATGCCGGATATTTTACTCCAATTATCTACCGTGCCTTTTTTAAGGCTCCGGCGGAAGGGGCAAATATTGAGCAGTATAAAGAAGCTCCCCTGTGTATGGTTATTCCTTTGTTTACTACGGCTCTGATCTCCGTCTGGCTCGGATTGTATCCTCAGACGTTCCTGAACTTTATTAACGTGTTCGGCAAATTCTAAGGAGAGTCCCCATGAGCAATAAATTCGGAAACTGGTTCGAAACCCAGCGCACGAAGAATCTGGGATTCTGGAAGATACTGTTTGCTGTCTTTCTTGTTGTGCTGGTGGTACTCAATTTCTTCATCCATCCCCATGAAGCTGAATATCATTATGATATTTATCCCGGCTTTTGGGAGGCTTTTGCTCTGATTTGTTCAGTGGCAATGGTTTTTCTGATGAAGGTTTTAATTCAACCTTTTCTTGTAGGACCGGAGGAAGGCGATGACATTTAACGGTTTCCTTCATCCCGCATTGGCTTTTATAGCTCTGGCAGTGGCGTTGCCTTTCTTCAGAGGGCGTCAGTGGAAATGGCTTTTGCTGATTCCTCCAATTATAGCTATTGTGGTTGTGTTTACTGCAACTATGGGCAATTTCGGGATCATCCCGTATCTGGGCAATACTCTGATTTTAGGCCGGGTGGATAAGCTTTCGCTGGTTTTTGCCAACGTTTTTGCAATTCAGTCTCTCATAGGCATGATTTATGCTTTGCATGTAGATGACAAGGCGCATCATGCTTCGGCGGCTCTATACGTTGCCGGGGCTTTCGGTTGCGTCTTTGCAGGTGACTACCTGACTTTGTTCATCTTCTGGGAGCTTATGGCTGTAGCATCTACCTTTCTCGTCTGGCTGCATCGGACAAAGACTTCCACTGCTGCCGGATTCAGGTATTTTCTATTCCATATGCTGGGTGGACTTTTTCTGCTTGGCGGACTTCTGCTCAGATATTCTGAGATAGGAACTTTTGCTTTTCTGCCTGTAGATCCTTCATCTGTACAATATTATGACTGGCTGATTCTTATTGGTTTTTGCGTTAACGCAGCTGTTGTACCTTTGCATGCATGGCTTCCTGATGCTTATCCCGAAGCAACTGTTCCGGGCGCAGTTTTCATGTGCGCCTTTACTACCAAGACAGCGGTTTATGTTCTGGCAAGAGGATTTGCCGGGGTATATGTATTGGCAGTAGCCGGTACCATCATGGCTGTTTACGGTGTGTTTTACGCGTCTATGGAGAACAATGCCCGCAGGATTTTATCCTACCACATTGTTTCTCAGGTTGGTTACATGGTTGCCGGTATAGGAATCGGTACGGCTATGTGTCTTAACGGGGCAGTAGCTCATGCATACGCACATATCCTGTATAAGGGTTTGCTTTTCATGGGAGTGGGTACGGTGCTTTACGCTGTCGGTTCTGCTGATCTTGATAAGCTTGGTGGACTGGTCGGTAAAATGCCTTGGGTTGTACTACTCTATATGGTCGGCGCAGTTTCCATTTCAGGTATGCCGTTCTTCAATGGATTCATCAGTAAGACCATGACCATCACCGGAGCAGCTGAATCTCATCATACCCTTTTAGCAATCGGTCTTGAAATTGCCGCAGTGGGTACGTTCCTTTCGGTTGGTATCAAGCTGCCTTATTTCGCTTTCTGGAATAAGCCGGCGCCGACGAATATTAAACTGAACCCCATTCCCAAGAACATGTATGTGGCAATGGGGATTGCAGCCACATTATGTTTTGCCCAGGGTGTGTACCCAAAGATGCTTTATGTACTGCTGCCATTCCCCGTTGAGTATGAACCATATACTCCCTGGCATCTCCTTCAGGCCGCTATGCTCCTATCCTTTACCGGAGTCGGTTTCTGGATAATGCGTAAGGTTATCATTCCGCATCATGGTCGTAACCTCGATTTTGACAAGCTTTATCGTTTTATAGGTAACCTTGGTATTCGGGCTGTCTGCCGTCCTGTCGCATGGGTGGATTCAATCTGGACCACTGTCTATCGTGTAATAGGTCTTAAGTGGCTCATGGATTTGGCTGCCGGATCATCATGGTTCGATCGTAATGGAATTGATACTGTTGTAGACGGCACTGCATACACAGTGAGAAATATAGGCAGGACTGGTGCAAAAATACAGACAGGTAGATTACAGGATTATCTAGGTCTGGCTGTGTTTATTGCGCTCTGTATTTACGGACTTGTCTGGTACTTTGGATAAACTGGAGAGAATTCAATGCAAGAAGTAGCTTATCCGGTTCTGACCAGCTTAGTGTTTTTTCCGCTTTTGGCGGCCTTCGGACTGTTTTTTCTCCGGGGTGACAACACTGTGCGGATATATACACTGGTTGTGTCAGTCATAGAACTCGCACTCTCGTTTCCGCTTTTTGCCGGATTCAAACTTGAATCCGCAGCTTTCCAGTTTGTGGAAAGGGCCACATGGGTCTCGAGATGGGGAATTGAATATTATCTGGGTACTGACGGTATCAGCTTTTTAATGGTGATACTGACTATCGCCGTGCTGCCGTTGTGTGTACTCTGTTCATGGACATATATAACCACGAGAATAAAAGAGTTTCATTTCTGTCTGTTGTTCATGACAGCAGCATGTGTGGGAGTCTTTACCTCTCTTGATCTGGTTCTGTTTTATGTTTTTTGGGAAGCAATGCTTATTCCCATGTATCTGCTCATTGCAGTATGGGGTGGTCCTGAAAAGAAATACGCATCTCTTAAGTTCTTCCTTTACACTCTTGCCGGTTCCGCTTTGCTTCTGGTTGCCATCGTAGCCTTCAGAGTTGCCGGAGGAACATTTGCCATTCCTGAACTTATGGAAAAAACATTTTCATTCGGATTTCAGTTCTGGGCATTTCTGGCTCTTGCACTGGCTTTTGCTATCAAGGTTCCCATGTTCCCATTTCATACATGGCTTCCAGCTGCACACGTTCAGGCTCCTACAGCAGGTTCGGTTATTCTGGCTTCTGTATTACTTAAAATGGGAACTTACGGGTTCTTGCGTTTTAACCTGCCTTTGACTCCAGCTGCCAGTGAATACTTTGCTCCGTTAATGATAGCTATTTCTATAGCTGGCATTATCTACGGCGGTGTTGTGGCTTTGGGACAGAACGATATTAAAAAAGTTATCGCCTATTCATCCGTGGGGCATATGGGCTTTGTTACTCTTGGAATATTCCTGTTCAATCTGCGTGGGCTTGAAGGTGCGCTTTTCCAGATGCTTAACCACGGTATCACTACCGGCGGTCTCTTTATGATGATCGGGGCAATATATGAGCGAAGTCACAGCCGTGAAATTAGCGATAACCTTGGACTTGGCAAATACATGCCGGCCTACATGTTCTTCTGGGGATTGTTTGCTCTATCATCCTTCGGTTTTCCGGGGACCAACAGTTTCGTAGGTGAGATTTTGGTTTTCGTAGGTGCATTTGAACAGAATCCTTGGGTTGGAGCTCTTATGGTTCCAGGCGCAATGGTTGCTGCTGCCTACATGCTTCGTATTTCACTTAAATTGGCTTGGGGAAGGCCTTCAACATGGAAACAATGGTCTGACCTTAATAAACGTGAATGGACTTATCTACTTATTCCTGCGGTATTTGTTTTTTATATTGGTTTGGCTCCGGGGCTTTGTTTCAAAGTTATGGATGCATCATTGGTTAAGCTTTCAAATGATGTTCAGACAAAGTCAAAGCTGGTTAGTATCGAGAATGAAAAACCGCTTGAAATGGCTCTCAATTCCCTTAAGGGAATAGTGAAATAAGCAACAGGAGTTATTGAAATGAATGTGAATCCATATCTTTTCATGCCGGAACTGTTTACGTTCCTGATCATTGCCCTGTTGTTTGTTCAAGCAGTGGGTAGTGTAACTATGCGTGAGAAAGTTGGCGTCTGGCTCCCGATAATGTCAGGAATAGGTGTGGTGGTCGCCCTATTATCTGTGGGGCAGGAAGGTCTTGTTTTTAAAGGGGCCTATCGTGTTGACCCTCTTTCTCAGTTTTTTAAGGTAGCAATAGCTATCGGTTATTTTATTACGGTACTAAACGCTTCACGGCAGCCTACGCTTGAGAGAGAGAAAAGATCAGATTACTTCCTCTTTCTGGCAATGAGTACATGGGGACTCATGATGCTGGCTTCATGTGTTGAGCTGATCTCTATGTATCTTGCTTTGGAGTTATCCTCGTATTCTCTTTATGCAGTAATTGCACTGCGTTCCAAGAGTAAGATGGCAGCAGAGGCGGCTGTTAAATACATAATGTTCGGAGCCGTGGCGACTGCCCTTGCTCTGTACGGCTTCTCATACATTCTTGCTGGAATGCACACTACATATCTGGCGGAGCTTGTTCAAAAGACTTGGACTTTTGAAGCCGCACCAATGGCAGTAACAGGTATGGCCCTGTTCCTTGCCGGAATGTTTTATAAGCTGGCTTTGTTTCCATTTCATTTCTGGTGTCCAGATGTATACGAAGGAACCAGTAACGAAACTGCGGCTTTTGTAGCAACTCTCCCTAAGCTTGGTGCTGTTGTTATACTTATCCGTCTTGCAACCATGTTCAAGCCCGGCTACGACATTACGACTTTGCTTGCCGTACTTGGTGCATTGTCTATGACCTTTGGTAATCTGGCCGCACTGGTGCAGAAAGATGTTAAGCGTATACTAGGTTATTCATCTGTAGCCCATGCCGGTTACATCATGATCGGTTTAGTGGCAGGGACAGCAGAAGGTCTTGCTGCTGCATCTTTTTATGCCCTAGCTTATGTTGCCATGAACCTGACTTGTTTCTGGGTTGTAAGTAGGGTTTCTGTTGATGGTCGTAATCTGCAACTTGATGATCTTAACGGTCTGCATAAGCGTGCTCCTGCTTTGGCTTTTGCTCTTGCAGTTGGAGCGTTTGCTTTAGTCGGTTTACCTCCGATGGCCGGTTTTATGGGTAAGTTATTCCTCTTCTCGGCAAGCTGGAATCATGGGTACAACTGGTTGATTATAATCGCAGGTATTAACACTGCCATTTCTATTTATTATTATCTCGGAATGGTAAGGCATGCTTATACTAAGGATGAGGATGCTGAAGTGCTTATGCCGGATGCCTCAACATTCAGTTGCGTTGGAGCTGTTTTCTTATCCATTCTGGTTCTTGGTCTGGGTCTTATGCCTTCAAATATATTTGATTTTGCATTGCAGGTAGGGACTATCATGCCTTAGCAATATTTAATTCATTATATACGGACCTTTTCTTAATGTTAAGAAAAGGTCCGTCACTCCTGAAAAAGCCCCTGTAAAATTTTACAGGGGCTTTTTCAGGAGTGACGGTGAGTTGTAAGTATAATTATCTGATAGCTGGTTTAGGCCTTATTTTTTGCCTGTAGATTCAAACTGTTGTTTTTACAGTCGTATATAGATTCATAACCTTATGCATTAAATTAAATGTCTGGCATTATTAAAAAGAAAAAATGTGTTAGGATTAATGTCTTTGATTTAAATTTATATTCTTAGTTTATGTGGATGATAGACTTTACTTTTATGCTGATTTTAAAATTGTAAGTCATGGGTATGGGTTAATATCTTTTGAAAAATGATGTGCTAGGCGGGGAGAATATAGTCTTGTGCTTGGGGATTTCTACTTAAGCTGCTGATGTAGGATTTTTACTAATCAAATTCTGCAGGGAAAACTTTTCATATGTTTTCCCTGCAGAATTCGCGGAATTAAAGGTTAAGTGGTCTGAGTTGAGGAGTTTCTTCTACTTCTTTCAGCCCAAGATATTTAAGGGTTGCATAAATAATTGCTAAGACTGCTACAGCTATTGCCATGTATACAGCATTTCTGCCTTCAGCTATCTGATAGAACAAGGTTGCTACTGACCAGCCTAAAGCCGTGCAGTACATTGCCATGATTGCTGAGTAGAAACCGCCCATTTCTTGTCTTGTCGCACCGATAACTGCAAGGCAGGGGAAGTACATCAGGACAAACAGAAGGTATGCGAAGGCTGAGAATATTGTGAAGTTTGCAGCAATGTGCTTGTAAACAGAGGCATCTGCTCCAATTTCTTCTGATACCGTTGCACTGTCTTCTCCAATCAGTCCTATTCCAAGCAAATCAACTGAGGTTACGATGCCGACAAGTCCGTCTCCTATAGTTCCGAATGCTTCGCTGACTGTTGCGCCGATATCGAGTCCTTCATCTGACTCTTCTGCAGCTTGGTCCGTTGCAGGTGCATCCTGCATATCCATTGAAGAGTATAGTGAATTTACTGTACCTACGATTGCTTCCTTGGCGAAGAGTCCTGTGAAGAGGGCTACCGATGCCGGCCAGTTTTCTTCGGTGATTCCCATGGGTTTGAATACTGGAGAAATTGCCATACCCGCATGTGCAAGGATGGAAGCCTGTGAATCTTCGTTACCGAATGATAAGTTTCCGTTTTCAATGCCAATGGTGTTCAGCATAGATAGAACAAAAACTGCGCTGACAACGATGACACCGGCGCGTTTGATAAAACCTCTGAGACGCAACCATGCACTTCTGAATACTGCCCCGGTTCTAGGGATATGGTAGAGAGGCAGGTCCATCACAAAATGAGATGCAGTGCCTTTAAAGAGAGTGTTTTTCAGTAAGAAACCGGTGAAAATAGCCATAGCAAGACCTGACAGATAAATTAAAAATACAGCCAGACCTGAATATGCACCGAAGAGTGCTACGCAAAACAGTGCATAAACAGGTAATCGAGCTCCACATGACATAAAGGGGGCCATGAAGATGGTCATGAAACGGTCACGTTTTGATGAGAGAGTTCTGGCAGCCATAACTGCTGGAACAGTGCAACCAAAGCCGACAACCATTGGGATAAATGCAGATCCTGGCAAACCTATTTTACGCATGAATCGGTCAGCAACAACTGCCACGCGGGCCATGTAGCCAAAATCTTCTAAAATTGCCAAAGCGAGGAACATGAAGAATACGACCGGAACAAAGGTAGCAACTGTCTGGATACCTGCTCCGATACCTCCTGCTAAAACAATGCTAACCCAGTCCGGTGCATTGATACTTGCCAGCAGATTTGTTGGAATATCGACAAAAATAAGTCCTGCCATGATATCAAAGAAGTCGATGAATACTGAGCCAAGGCCGATGGCAAACCAGAAAGTCAGGAACATGGAAATTAGAAAAATTGGTATAGACATGAAGCGGTTCATTACAATGCTGTCTACCCTATTTGTGAAGTTCAGGCTGCGATCTTTATTTTCTTTAAGAACTTTACTGTAAATACTGTCAATAAAGGCGTATTTTTCAACAGTATCCCTGACCTCCTGACGTGTAGGGTGGGAATTGTGGGCAGGAAGATTTTCTGCTTCATGGCTGAGAGTTTTGACAGCGGCTGCAACGGATTTTTTATCTACCGCGGTAACGGGAATTACTGGTAGGCCCAGTTCTTTGCTCAGCTTATCTATGTCAATAGACAAGCCTTCTTTTTCTGCAACATCAACCATGTTGAGAAGTATAATGATCTGATTGGTGCGTTCCTTAAGATCCATCGTCAGGAACAGATTACGGGAAAGGTTGGTCGCGTCTACAACGTTTATGATCATATCATATTCGCCGCTTCTGATCACACGTTCTGCAACTTTCTGATCTTCTGTATCAGGGCTGAGGTTATAAGTCCCCGGAAGGTCAACCAGCTCCACAGTGCTACCTGATAGTGAAAAAGAACCTTCAATCTTTTCTACTGTAACTCCGGGCCAGTTACCAACCTTTTGGTTTGCACCGGTCAGCGCATTAAAAAGTGTAGTTTTACCACTGTTTGGTACACCGGCAATGGCGATCCTTTCAATTTTATGCATCTTACAATTCCTTTACTTTAATCTGAATAGCTTCAATTTTTCTAAGTGCAACCCGGCTACCGCGAATTTCAAAAACCATAGGGTCGGAAATCTGGACTGGTGCAAGTCCAACAGGAGTTCCTTCAACAAAACCCATTTTGCGTAATTTCTGGGCATATACCGAAGTCTCTACATCAAAGCCAAGAATTGCGTATGAACGCTCCTCTAAAATTTCTGAAAGATTGATGTTGGTAGTCATTCTCATCTCCTAAGCAGTCAGACTGCATTCTAAAATTAAGATCGCCCAGCGAGTCGGTAGTCGATCTGAAATAAATATTAATAAAGCCTGCTTATCCAAGCTTACCCAAAATATGAAAAATTATTGATTACGAATCTTACAGCACTTAAAAACATAAAAGCGTGTTAAGGAACTTGAAAATCAAAATCAATTGGAGAACTACAACAGGAGTAAGTTGTGGTCAATAAGAAATTGAAAATAATTTTCAATTTCTTTGAGTAGTGGCATAAAAATATTTATTGTAAGTAGTTGCAAAATTATTATTCCGCTGTTTAGCGGCTGTAATATAACATAAGTGATCAGGACAAAGTAGAATCTCTATGCTAAAAAGATATATCAAATAAATAAAAATTAAGGTGTAGGTAATATGGCTAATGCTGATGAGTCTGTTGAGGTCGTAGCTAGATCAGTACAAGAATATATAGATGAAACTCCATATTGGGCTGATGGGACAGAGGCTCCTTCGTCCCCCATGACTGCTATGCAATGGAGAATATGGCTGTTAGCTTCTGCCGGGAAGTTTTTTGAGGGTATGGTTGTTTTCATGACCGGAGTAGCTCTACCACTTATTGTCCGGGAATTTAATCTTTCTGCTATGGAAAAAGGCGTAGTCAGTGCCGCTACGCTTTTTGGAATTCTCGTTGGTGCATCTGTTCTTGGCGGACTGGCTGATCATTACGGCAGAAAGAAAATGTTTATTGTAGAAATGGTCCTGTTTACAGTTTGTCTTATCTTTTTAGTCTTCAGTCCGGATTTTGTTTTTCTGGTAATATTTCTTTTCGGTATGGGGCTTGCCCTCGGGTGTGATTATCCAACTGCACATATGATTATTTCTGAGAGTATACCAAGCGTTGATCGTGGTCGACTTGTTCTCAGTGCATTTGCTTTTCAGGCAATAGGAGCACTTAGCGGGACAGCAGTTGGCTACATTATCCTTTATAAAGCTTCTGAGCTCAGTGCTTGGAGATACATGTATGGAACAGCAGTGATCCCAGCAATTTTTGTCTTGGTCGGCCGTTTTTTTATTCCTGATAGTGGACATTGGCTGGTTTCAAAAGGCCGTATTAAAGAAGCTGAAAAGGCTTTGACCAGATTGCTATACAGGGTTCCTAGTTATCCAAAAACAATTAAAATTGAGCAGCCAAAAATAAATGGTAATGATAAAAATGGATACATAAAAGGAGCATATATTGATCTCTTTAAGGCAAAAAATATAAGAGCGACAATTCTCGCTTCAGTTCCGTGGTTTCTGCAAGATCTCGGTACATATGGAATTGGTATTTTTACGCCTACTATCCTAGGTTCTGTTATTGGAGCTAAAGCTGTACATGCACGCAATGTGGCGGACCTCATTCATAATGATTTACTTGCGTCCAAGGGGGCGGCGTTTATAGATGTGTTGCTGATTGTCGGTATTATTTTCGCAGTCCTTCTTGCTGACAAGGTAGGACGTATCAAATTGCAGATTACGGGGTTTATCGGGTGTGCAGCTGGGCTTTTTATTGCGACTCTTTCTATAGGAGCTGCTACTTCCTCAATGGGGATGTTTTATCTTTTTAGCGGATTCATGCTTTTCAGCTTCATGACAAACATGGGGCCCAATGCAATTACCTATTTATTGGCCGGTGAAGTTTTTCCAACTCATATTCGTGGAAAGGGTGCAGGCTTTGCAGCTTCTTTTGCAAAACTCGGAGCAGTGCTCACAGCTTTTTTATTTCCCATTTTGCTTAAGAATTTCGGGACTGAATTAATTTTATATTTTCTGGTAGGGTGCTCTTTGCTCGGAGCAGTCGTTACATGGTTTTTTAGAATCGAAACAAGCGGGATTAGTCTTGAAAAATTAGAATAATTATACAGTGCTCAAAATTATCAGTCTTTTTACATAATTCAGAGCTTGCACAACAGTCTGACATGCTTATATATTTAGTTAAGAAAAAATTAACAATCCTCTGATTGCTCCGATTTAACTTACGGGGCCGGAGGCATCAAATATCGGAGACACAAGATGCACGAAGTAAGCATGGGTGGCACATTACGTGATTATTTAAGTGGTGAAGAAATCGATGAGACTACATATGAGGAGTTTCGGCAGGCTTTGGCTAAAATGCTTGTCGAAGAGTTTGGATATCCAAAAGAATCATTGAAGACAAAAATTGATTTGTGCTTTGAAATTGATGGCGATGAAATGTGCCGTACTATTGATTTGGTCGTTTATAATGATGAGCTGCCCCTCATGTTGGTAATGTTTTGCGCAGGTGATGTTGGAAGTTATGAGCGCG harbors:
- a CDS encoding monovalent cation/H+ antiporter subunit D family protein, which codes for MAVNTEFITSSRVLIPLAITFVAPFLIWFLRNNINRREGVSIWAGILTFLSVLSMVPDVLDGKILKYTLFTILPGINVSFIADGLTFVFALIASLLWVFATSYNIGYMRSMNEHAQTRYYFCFAVAIFGAVGVAFSGNIFTLYLFYEVISVFTYPLVAHHQDDEAFSGARKYMVYLMGTSKLFLLPAMVLTYVLAGTLDFHLGDVVQGIFPPTADPTLVTITYVLYIAGLAKAALMPFHNWLPSAMVAPTPVSALLHAVAVVKAGVFSVSRIILSGFGVDLMDKLGLGLPTAYLAAFTIVAASLIALTKDDIKARLAYSTVSQLSYIIIGVAMLTPEAVQGGLMHIAHHAFSKITLFFGAGSIYVATHLKKISLMDGLGRRMPWTFGAFAIASLSMIGVPPVCGFATKWYLVKGAVTIGQWGLLIALLASTLLNAGYFTPIIYRAFFKAPAEGANIEQYKEAPLCMVIPLFTTALISVWLGLYPQTFLNFINVFGKF
- a CDS encoding Na(+)/H(+) antiporter subunit D; the encoded protein is MTFNGFLHPALAFIALAVALPFFRGRQWKWLLLIPPIIAIVVVFTATMGNFGIIPYLGNTLILGRVDKLSLVFANVFAIQSLIGMIYALHVDDKAHHASAALYVAGAFGCVFAGDYLTLFIFWELMAVASTFLVWLHRTKTSTAAGFRYFLFHMLGGLFLLGGLLLRYSEIGTFAFLPVDPSSVQYYDWLILIGFCVNAAVVPLHAWLPDAYPEATVPGAVFMCAFTTKTAVYVLARGFAGVYVLAVAGTIMAVYGVFYASMENNARRILSYHIVSQVGYMVAGIGIGTAMCLNGAVAHAYAHILYKGLLFMGVGTVLYAVGSADLDKLGGLVGKMPWVVLLYMVGAVSISGMPFFNGFISKTMTITGAAESHHTLLAIGLEIAAVGTFLSVGIKLPYFAFWNKPAPTNIKLNPIPKNMYVAMGIAATLCFAQGVYPKMLYVLLPFPVEYEPYTPWHLLQAAMLLSFTGVGFWIMRKVIIPHHGRNLDFDKLYRFIGNLGIRAVCRPVAWVDSIWTTVYRVIGLKWLMDLAAGSSWFDRNGIDTVVDGTAYTVRNIGRTGAKIQTGRLQDYLGLAVFIALCIYGLVWYFG
- a CDS encoding complex I subunit 4 family protein — encoded protein: MQEVAYPVLTSLVFFPLLAAFGLFFLRGDNTVRIYTLVVSVIELALSFPLFAGFKLESAAFQFVERATWVSRWGIEYYLGTDGISFLMVILTIAVLPLCVLCSWTYITTRIKEFHFCLLFMTAACVGVFTSLDLVLFYVFWEAMLIPMYLLIAVWGGPEKKYASLKFFLYTLAGSALLLVAIVAFRVAGGTFAIPELMEKTFSFGFQFWAFLALALAFAIKVPMFPFHTWLPAAHVQAPTAGSVILASVLLKMGTYGFLRFNLPLTPAASEYFAPLMIAISIAGIIYGGVVALGQNDIKKVIAYSSVGHMGFVTLGIFLFNLRGLEGALFQMLNHGITTGGLFMMIGAIYERSHSREISDNLGLGKYMPAYMFFWGLFALSSFGFPGTNSFVGEILVFVGAFEQNPWVGALMVPGAMVAAAYMLRISLKLAWGRPSTWKQWSDLNKREWTYLLIPAVFVFYIGLAPGLCFKVMDASLVKLSNDVQTKSKLVSIENEKPLEMALNSLKGIVK
- a CDS encoding NADH-quinone oxidoreductase subunit N, giving the protein MNVNPYLFMPELFTFLIIALLFVQAVGSVTMREKVGVWLPIMSGIGVVVALLSVGQEGLVFKGAYRVDPLSQFFKVAIAIGYFITVLNASRQPTLEREKRSDYFLFLAMSTWGLMMLASCVELISMYLALELSSYSLYAVIALRSKSKMAAEAAVKYIMFGAVATALALYGFSYILAGMHTTYLAELVQKTWTFEAAPMAVTGMALFLAGMFYKLALFPFHFWCPDVYEGTSNETAAFVATLPKLGAVVILIRLATMFKPGYDITTLLAVLGALSMTFGNLAALVQKDVKRILGYSSVAHAGYIMIGLVAGTAEGLAAASFYALAYVAMNLTCFWVVSRVSVDGRNLQLDDLNGLHKRAPALAFALAVGAFALVGLPPMAGFMGKLFLFSASWNHGYNWLIIIAGINTAISIYYYLGMVRHAYTKDEDAEVLMPDASTFSCVGAVFLSILVLGLGLMPSNIFDFALQVGTIMP
- the feoB gene encoding ferrous iron transport protein B, giving the protein MHKIERIAIAGVPNSGKTTLFNALTGANQKVGNWPGVTVEKIEGSFSLSGSTVELVDLPGTYNLSPDTEDQKVAERVIRSGEYDMIINVVDATNLSRNLFLTMDLKERTNQIIILLNMVDVAEKEGLSIDIDKLSKELGLPVIPVTAVDKKSVAAAVKTLSHEAENLPAHNSHPTRQEVRDTVEKYAFIDSIYSKVLKENKDRSLNFTNRVDSIVMNRFMSIPIFLISMFLTFWFAIGLGSVFIDFFDIMAGLIFVDIPTNLLASINAPDWVSIVLAGGIGAGIQTVATFVPVVFFMFLALAILEDFGYMARVAVVADRFMRKIGLPGSAFIPMVVGFGCTVPAVMAARTLSSKRDRFMTIFMAPFMSCGARLPVYALFCVALFGAYSGLAVFLIYLSGLAMAIFTGFLLKNTLFKGTASHFVMDLPLYHIPRTGAVFRSAWLRLRGFIKRAGVIVVSAVFVLSMLNTIGIENGNLSFGNEDSQASILAHAGMAISPVFKPMGITEENWPASVALFTGLFAKEAIVGTVNSLYSSMDMQDAPATDQAAEESDEGLDIGATVSEAFGTIGDGLVGIVTSVDLLGIGLIGEDSATVSEEIGADASVYKHIAANFTIFSAFAYLLFVLMYFPCLAVIGATRQEMGGFYSAIMAMYCTALGWSVATLFYQIAEGRNAVYMAIAVAVLAIIYATLKYLGLKEVEETPQLRPLNL
- a CDS encoding FeoA family protein, producing the protein MTTNINLSEILEERSYAILGFDVETSVYAQKLRKMGFVEGTPVGLAPVQISDPMVFEIRGSRVALRKIEAIQIKVKEL
- a CDS encoding MFS transporter, producing MANADESVEVVARSVQEYIDETPYWADGTEAPSSPMTAMQWRIWLLASAGKFFEGMVVFMTGVALPLIVREFNLSAMEKGVVSAATLFGILVGASVLGGLADHYGRKKMFIVEMVLFTVCLIFLVFSPDFVFLVIFLFGMGLALGCDYPTAHMIISESIPSVDRGRLVLSAFAFQAIGALSGTAVGYIILYKASELSAWRYMYGTAVIPAIFVLVGRFFIPDSGHWLVSKGRIKEAEKALTRLLYRVPSYPKTIKIEQPKINGNDKNGYIKGAYIDLFKAKNIRATILASVPWFLQDLGTYGIGIFTPTILGSVIGAKAVHARNVADLIHNDLLASKGAAFIDVLLIVGIIFAVLLADKVGRIKLQITGFIGCAAGLFIATLSIGAATSSMGMFYLFSGFMLFSFMTNMGPNAITYLLAGEVFPTHIRGKGAGFAASFAKLGAVLTAFLFPILLKNFGTELILYFLVGCSLLGAVVTWFFRIETSGISLEKLE